The Amycolatopsis camponoti genome segment GTCCGCTTCGCCCGGCGAGACCTGCTGAGCGGGACCGGGGCGCCTGGGTTTTGCCCGCCGGATCTGGAACCATGGCGAAGTGCCCCCGCGATCACTCGATCTCAAGTGGCCCACGGTGGCGATCCCCGCCGCGGCGGGTGTGCTCGTCGTACTGCTGGCCTGGCTGGCCGGCCCGGGGCTGCTGGGCATCTCGAACGACGACGTGGGCGCGCCGGTGCGGGCCGAGGTCACCAAGCCGGCGCCGTGCGACCGGCCGGACGCGGTCGAGACCGTGAAGTTCACCGTCGCGGGCAAGACGCACGAAGGCACCCTGAACGGCTGCGGGCACGGCCAAGGCGAGCGGGTCGACGTCGGCGTCCCGGAGGTGCTGCCCGACCAGGGGACGGTCACGGTCCGCGTCGCGGACACCTCGGCGGGCGCCTCGGACGCACGGCGCCCGGTCGGCCTGTTCCTGCTGGTGTTCGCGTGCTTCTCGGGCGGGATGTTCGTCTACCTGTGGTTGAGCATCCCGCTGCGACCCAAAACAGCTAGCTGACCTCGGACGACGGCGCCGCGAAGGTGTTGCAGTCGGAGATCCGGTTGCTCGTCGCGCCCGCCCGCCACCAGGACGCGTAGTGCGCGTTCGTCCCGTGGTCGTGGCTGCGGGAGGTGTTGTCGCCGCGGGTCTCCTGGTCGTTCCAGGCCTTGTTGTACATGTCGCGGCTGATCGTGCCGCCCTGGTCGACGTGCGCGCCGAGGAACATGCCCGAGAAGCACTGGGCCTGCAGCTCCTTGCGCCGCGACATCTCGAGCCCGGCCGGGCTGTTCTGGCCGGCCTCGTAGATCTTCTGCCAGGCCGCGTCCATCAGCCCGGCGACCTCCTGCACGTGGTGGCCGTACTCGTGGGCGAACAGGGCCAGGTAGACGCCGGGGTTGTTGCCGTACTGGTCGGTCTGCAGCCCGCGGAACGGGACGTACAGGTTGTTTTCGCAGTAGTACGCGGCGGTCGCGATGCCGACCTGGATGGTGCCGCACTCGGTCTCGAAGCTCGCGCCCGTCGGGAAGTGCAGCGCGGGCGGCGTGAACGGCAGGTGGTAGGCCTCGAGGAACGGGCCCCACGCCGCGTCCAGGCACTTGCTGGCCGCGGTGAAGAACGCTTCCGCGCCCGCCTGGGTGCTCTGCCACGCCGGCAGCGTGCAGACGCGGTTCTGCAGGCCGGCGTTCGGGTCCTGCAGGATCGGGTGGTCGGCCAGCTTGAGGATCTTCTGCGGGCCGGTCGCGCTGGGCGCGGAGGTCTCGGACGGGGGGCTCGACGCCGAGGCCGGAGCGCCCGCGCCGCCGGGCTGCAGCGGCGAAGGGACGTCTTGGGACGACGGCGTGTCCCGGAAATTCGCGTTGGCCAGCGGGGTCTCGCCGCGGTTGAGGGCGACGATCGCGACCAGCCCGAGCACCAGCACGGCGACCGCGCCGAGGCACACCCCGATCACCGCGGCGGGAGACCGGCGACGCGGCGCGGACACGGTGTGCGGGCGGCCCAGCCAGGGAAGATCCGGTTGCGCATCCGGCACCGGCGGCGGCTGGACGGTTCCGCGAGGCGGTACCTGGCCGTGGGGCGGTTGCGTCACTAGGCAGTCCCGAAGGGTCTCGGTACGGACCGGGGGTACCCGATCCCGCCATTCAGCATATCGGGGGAATGGGGCCTCTCGCACCCGTCCGTGCGCACGGTGTCACCGCGAACGGACGTCACCCCAGGTCTGGCCGGGTGCGACCGGCTCTGAAAGAGTGTTGCCAACCAGGTACCGCAGGCGAGGGGCTTCGATGACAGACACCGGTGGCGCGCCCGGCGACAAGGGCGACGACACGCCGACACCCAGCCAGGGCGTCCCGCGGATTCCCGCCCCCGGATCGGGTGATTCGAAGCCGGCCGAAGACCACTCCGCGTCACCGGCGACGCCGCCGCGCGGGTGGCAGCCGCCGGACGCCCAGGCGACCCCGGGACCGGCGACCCCGCCGGGCTGGGAGCGGCCGCCGACCCCGCCGACATCGCCGACACCACTGCCGCCGTACGGCGGGCAGCAGTACCAGCAGCAGTACCAGCAGCCGGGGGGCTGGAGCCCGCACGGGCTCGGCAAGCCCGGCGTGATCGCGCTGCGGCCGCTCAACATCGGCGACATCCTCGACGGCGCGATCACCGCGATCCGCCGGCACCCGCTGCTGATCCTCGGCATCGGCGCGGTGATGGCGGTGCTCACCGCCGGGATCACGTTCCTGGTGCAGAAGTACGTGATCGCCGACTTCGAGAACCTCGCCACGACGGCGACCCTCGGCCCGGGCGCGACCGACGAAGAAGTGCGCGACCTCGTCTTCGGCACCTTCGGCGACCTCTTCCTCGTGCTGATCCCGACGCTGCTGATCTCGACCCTGCTGCTGGCGATCACCACCGGCCTGATGGCCACGGTGATGGGCCGGGCCGCGCTGGGCCGCGAGGTCACCTTCGGCATCGCGTGGCGCGAGCTGCAGCCGCGGCTGTTCCCGCTGCTCGGCGTCGCGTTCGTGTACGCGCTGGTCACGACGCTCGGCCTGATGCTCTGCATCGTCCCCGGCGTGCTGGCCTGGGTGTTCTGGGCGCTGGCCGTGCCGGCGCTCGTGCTCGAGCGCGGGACGTTCCGCGAGGCGTTCGCGCGGTCGATCAAGCTGGTCGGCGGCGCGTTCTGGCGGGTGCTGGGCATCCTGCTGCTGGCGCGGCTCATCCAGTCGCTCTTCGAGAACATCATCCAGCTGCCGTTCGCCCTCGGCACCGGCGTCTTCGACCAGGTGCTCAACCCGGGCAAGGTGACGCTGCCCAGCACGGGTGACCTGCTGCTGCAGTCGGCCGGGCAGATCGTCTCCGGCACCATCGCGATCCCGTTCGTCACGCTGGTCACCGTGATCGTCTACCTCGACCAGCGGATGCGCCGCGAAGGCATGGACATCGAGCTGGCGCGCGCGGCCGGCGTGCAGCCGCCGCAGGCATGGTGACGCTGGTCCTCAGCGACGTCCCGGTCGACATCGACCGGGACGCTGCCCGCCGTGCCGCCGCGGAAGAGCTGACCGACCCGAAGTACCGGGACGCGCAGCCGAACTTCCTGCAGCAGATCGGGCAGTGGCTCGGCGAGCAGCTGGAAAAGCTGCTCAACGGCGTTTCGTCCGTGGTCCCGGGCGGGATCTGGGGCGTGCTGCTCGTCCTCGTGCTGCTGATCGTGCTCGTCGTCGTGGTCCGGCTGCGCACCGGCAAGATCGCCCGGACGTCCCGGGCCGGCGGGACGGTCTTCGGCGGCCAGCGCCGGAGCGCCGACGACTACCGCCGCTCGGCCGCCGAAGCCGCGGCCGCCGGCCGGTACGACGACGCTGTCCGCGACCGCTTCCGCGCCGTCGTGCGGGCCCTGGAGGAACGCGCGCTGCTCGACGCCCGCTCCGGCCGGACCGCGGACGAGGCCGCCGCCGAAGCCGGGACCCTGCTGCCGAACGTCGCGGCGGAACTGCGGGACGGCGCGCGGCTCTTCGACGACGTCCACTACGGCGGCCGCGAAGGCACCGAAACGGCGTACCGGACGCTCACCGAGCTGGACGAACGCTGCCGCCGCGAACGGCCGGTCGCCATGGCGGGCTCGTGAGCACCTCCGTTTCGCCGGACGTGCGCCGGATCTGGCGCGGTGCGCGGATCCCGCTCGCCCTGGTCGCGCTGATCTTCGCCGCCGGGGCCCTGCTCCTGCTCGGCCGCGGCGAGCAGACCCACGGCGCGCTCGAACCCGGCTCGTACGAACCCGGCGGCGCCCACGCGCTCGCGCAGCTCCTGCGGGACCAGGGCGTCGACGTCCGGACCGCGCACACCGCCGACGAAGCCGACGACGCGCTCAGCGAAGACGCGACGCTGCTGGTCACCCAGCCCGACCTCGTCCCGGCGAAGCGGCTCGACGCGCTGCGGCAGCACGCCGCGGACGTCGTCTTCGTGACGCCGGGAGCCCCGACGCTGCACGACTCGCTGCCGCTGGTGCGCCCGGTCGGCCAGAGCGACACCGGCACCCTGAGCCCGCAGTGCACGGTCGCCGCGGCCGTCGCGGCGGGCGACGTCACCCTCGGTGGCATCGGGTACGCCTCGCCCGGCGCGCGGTCCTGCTACCCCGGCGAAGACGGCGGCGGCACGCTGCTGCAGCTCGCCGACGCGGGTGGCACGACGACACTGCTCGGCTCGCCCGCCCCGCTGACCAACTCGCGGCTCGCCGACGAGGGCAACGCCGCGCTCGGGCTGCACCTGCTGGGCGGGCACCCGAAGCTCGTCTGGTACCTGCCGTCCACGACCGACCCGGCGCTGGACGATACCCGTAAGTCGATCTTCGAGCTGATCCCCGACGGCTGGTACTACGGTGCGGCGCAGGCGTTCATCGCCGTGGCGCTGCTGGCGCTGTGGCGGGCGCGCCGGCTCGGCCCGGTGGTCACCGAGCCGCTGCCGATCGTCGTGCGCGCGGCCGAAACCGCCGAAGGGCGCGCCCGGCTGTACCGGCGGGCGAAGGCCGCGGGACACGCGGGCGAGACGCTGCGGGAAGCGGCGCGGAGCCGGCTGCGGACCGTGCTGGGCCTGCCGCGCGACGCCGACGCGGCGGCGCTGGTGACCGCGGTGAGCGCGCGCACCGGACGGCCGGCCAACGACATCGGCGCGGTGCTCCACGGCCCGCCGGTGCCGGACGACCCCGCGCTGGTCCGGCTGGCCGGCGAACTGGACAGGGTGGAACGAGAGGTGGGGCGATCTTGACCAGCGAGAACGCGACTGGGGCCCGGGACGCGCTGATCGCGTTGCGCGCCGAGGTCGGCAAGGCCGTCGTCGGCAACGACGCCGCGGTCACCGGGCTGATCCTGGCGCTGCTCTGCCGGGGGCACGTGCTGCTCGAAGGCGTCCCGGGCGTGGCGAAGACGCTGCTCGTGCGGGCGCTGGCGGCCGCGCTGGACCTGGAGACCACGCGCGTGCAGTTCACGCCGGACCTGATGCCCGGCGACGTCACCGGCTCGATCGTCTACGACGCGCACAGCGGCGAGTTCTCCTTCCGCGAGGGGCCGGTGTTCACGAACCTGCTGCTCGCCGACGAGATCAACCGGACGCCGCCGAAGACGCAGTCGTCGCTGCTGGAGGCGATGGAGGAGCGGCAGGTCTCGCTCGACGGCAAGACGCGGCCGCTGCCCGACCCGTTCATCGTGATCGCCACGCAGAACCCGGTGGAGTACGAAGGCACCTACCCGCTGCCGGAGGCGCAGCTGGACCGGTTCCTGCTGAAGCTGACCATGCCCACGCCGTCGCGCGAGGACGAGATCGGCATCCTCTGGCGGCACGCGCAGGGTTTCGACCCGCGCAACCTGGCTGCGGCGGGCTTGAAGGCGGTCGCGGGCGCGACGGAGCTGGCGGCGGCGCGGGAAGCCGTGGCACGCGTGACGATCGGGCCCGAGGTGATCGGGTACGTCGTCGACCTGTGCCGGGCGACGCGGTCGTTGCCGTCGGTGCGGATCGGCGTTTCCCCGCGTGGCGCCACGGCGTTGCTCGCGGTGACGCGGGCCTGGGCGTGGCTCGCCGGCCGCGACTACGCGACCCCCGACGACGTCAAGGCCCTGGCTCGGCCCGCGTTGCGGCACCGTCTCGACGTGCGGCCGGAGGCCGAGCTGGAGGGCGTCACCGCGGACGGCGTGCTCGACCGCGTGCTCGCGTCCGTGCCCGTGCCGCGCTGACATGGCCGTCACCGGAAGGCTCGGGCTGCTCGCGCTGTTCGGCGCGCTGGTGGTCGGGCTGGTGTGGCCGTCGAAGACCGGGATCCTGGCCGTCGGCGGCGTGCTCGTGCTGCTCGTGGTCGTCGACCTCGTGCTGGCCGGAAGCGTGCGGCCGCTGGCTTTCCGGCGGTCGGGCGACACGTCGGTGCGGCTCGGCGAGCCGTGCGAGGTGACGTTGGTCGTCGCGAACCCCGGTGGCCGTGCGGTGCGCGGGCAGCTGCGTGACGCGTGGCCGCCTTCGGCCGGAGCCGCGGACCGGCACGCGTTGCGCGTCCCGGCCGGGGAACGGCAGGCGCTGGTGACTTCCCTGCGGCCGACGCGGCGCGGCGACCGGACGGCGGCGCGGGTGACGGTCCGGTCGGTCGGGCCGCTGGGCGTGGCCGCGCGGCAGGGGTCGCACGAGGTGCCGTGGACCGTCCGCGTGCTGCCGCCGTTCCACAGCCGCAAGCACCTGCCGTCGCGGCTGGCGCGGCTGCAGCAGCTCGACGGCCGCAGCGCGGTGCTGATCCGCGGGCAGGGCACGGAGTTCGACTCGCTGCGCGAGTACGTGATCGGCGACGACGTCCGCTCGATCGACTGGCGCGCGACGGCGCGGGCGGCGGACGTGATGGTCCGGACCTGGCGCCCGGAGCGCGACCGGCACGTGGTGCTGGTGCTGGACACGGGCCGCGTGTCGGCCGGCCGGGTCGGCGACGCCCCGCGCCTGGACGCGGCGATGGACGCGGCGCTGCTGCTGGCCGTGCTGGCTTCCCGGGCGGGCGACCGCGTCGACCTGCTGGCGTACGACCGTCGCCTGCGGGCCGCGGTGCAGGGTTCTTCGGGGGCCTCCCTGCTGACGTCCCTGGTGAACGCGATGGCGCCGATCGAGCCGTCGCTGGTCGAGACGGACGCGCGGGGGATGGTCGCGGAGGTGCTCCAGCGCACCCGCCGCCGTTCGCTGGTGGTGCTGCTGACCGGGCTCGACGCGGCGCCGCTGGAGGAAGGCCTGTTCCCGGTGCTGAGCTCGCTGACCGCGCGGCACGAGCTGATCGTGGCGGCGGTGGCGGACCCGCGGGTCGCGGAGATGCTCACCGGCCGGGGCGACGCGGAGGCCGTGTACGACGCGGCGGCGGCGTCGCGGACGACGGCGGAGCGGCAGCGGGTGACCGAACGCCTGGCCCGGCACGGGGTCAGCGTGGTGGACGCGGTGCCGGAGGAGCTGCCGCCGGCGCTGGCGGACCGGTACCTGGCGCTGAAGGCGGCCGGGCGGCTCTAAAGAGGTCGTGAGTGAGAAACAGTGTTCTAACCCTGTTTCTCACTCACGAGTGTGGCTGCGGTGGTGCGAGGTGCCCGACCCTGTTAAGCCCGAAGCATGTGGAAGCTCATGGCCGTGGCACTGGCGATCTCTTCGGCACCCTCGCCGGTTCCGGCGGACGGCGCGCCGGTCTACCTGGCCGACGGCGGGGGCAAGCTCTCGCTCGCGGTGGCCGACGGCAAGCCCGTGCTGGCCGACGCGGGAGATGCGGGCGCGAAGTGGACCTACGCCGGGCAGCATTTCACGAATGTCCAGAGTGGACAGTGCTTGACCGCGGCGAGCCCGGTCGACGGGGTGGCGGTGAAACTGGCGGCCTGCGACGACAAGGACAAGCACCAGACGTGGCGGCGCGTGGCGGGACTGCCGGGCCTGGTCGAGATCGCGAACGTCGCGACGGCGCGGTGCTTGACCGCGGAGGACGCCGTCCCGGGGGCCCGGCTGTACCAGGAAGTCTGTTCCCTGACGGGCATCGCGAACACGTGGGCGGCGGGCGGCCGGACGCTGGCGATCCTGTCCGGCAACGGCCAGCGCCTGGCGTCGAAGGACCCGGGAACGCCGTTCGTGGTCCGGGTGATCGGCGAAAACGGCCAGCCGGCGGCGGACGTGCCGGTGACGTTCTTCGTCCGCGCGGCTCGCCCGAAGAACGCTTTGGTGTTCGAAGGCGGAGGCGAGACGGTGACGGTCAAGACGGGCGCGGACGGAACGGCGTCGAGCCCGAAGCTGGTGCTGACCGAGGTGGGCGAGTTCGAGGCGCGGTTCGTCGGGACGGCCGGGCTGGAGGACGGGTCGTCGATCGCCTTCGAGGGCTCGTGCCTATGCTGACTCGGGCAGGGCGTCCCCGGCGTCGCGCGCGTCGAGGTCGCCCACTTCGCCTTCCTTCGCCGCCCGTCTGCCGAGCGTGAAAACGTAGACCAGGAAAGCGATTTCGACCGCGACGCCGATCCCCACCCGGACCCACGTCGGCCAGCCCGACGGCGTCACGAACGCCTCGATCAGCCCGGACACGAACAGCACGCACGCCAGCCCCAGCGCCATCACCACGACCGAACGGCCTTGCTCGGCCAGCGCTTTCGTCCGGGAGCGGCGGCCGGGGTCGACCACCGTCCAGCCGAGCTTCAGCCCGGTGCCCGCCGCGATGAACACCGCCGTCAGCTCCAGGAGGCCGTGGGGGAGCAGGAGGCCGATCATCACGTCGCCGCGGCCGGCCGCGCTCATCGCGCCGATGATCACGCCCGCGTTGAGCGAGTTCAGCCACAGCGCGCCGATCACCGGCAGGCCCAGCGCGATGCCGAGGAACAGGCAGGTCGCGGCCACCCAGGCGTTGTTCGTCCACACGCGCGCCGCGAACGACGTCGCCGGGCCCGTCGAGTAGTAGCTTTCCGCCTCGCCGCCGGGCTTGGTCAGCTGGTTGAGCTCGTCCGCGCTGCCGATCGACGCGCGCACGTTCGGGTCGCCGGCGACCCAGACCGCGATCACGACCATCACCGCGATCGACACCAGCGCGGCCGGGATCCACCAGCGCCGCGAGAGGTACACGGCGGCGGGGAAGCGGCGCGTGAAGAACAGGGCGACCTCGCGCCACGCGGGGTTGTGCGACCCCGAGATCGCGCTCCGGCCGCGGGCGACCAGCCCGGACAGGCGGCTCACCAGGGCCGGGTCGGGCGCGACCGACCGGACGATCGACAGGTGGGTCGCGGTCCGCTGGTAGAGCGTCACCAGCTCGTCGGCCTCCGCCCCCGTCAGCTTGCCGCCGCGGTGGGTCAGCTCGCCGAGCCGGGACCACTCCGCCGAGTGCGTCGCGACGAAGACGTCCACATCCACGAGGTCAGCCTATCCGTCGCTACGCTGGGCCGTGTGCACGAGGAA includes the following:
- a CDS encoding neutral zinc metallopeptidase; amino-acid sequence: MPDAQPDLPWLGRPHTVSAPRRRSPAAVIGVCLGAVAVLVLGLVAIVALNRGETPLANANFRDTPSSQDVPSPLQPGGAGAPASASSPPSETSAPSATGPQKILKLADHPILQDPNAGLQNRVCTLPAWQSTQAGAEAFFTAASKCLDAAWGPFLEAYHLPFTPPALHFPTGASFETECGTIQVGIATAAYYCENNLYVPFRGLQTDQYGNNPGVYLALFAHEYGHHVQEVAGLMDAAWQKIYEAGQNSPAGLEMSRRKELQAQCFSGMFLGAHVDQGGTISRDMYNKAWNDQETRGDNTSRSHDHGTNAHYASWWRAGATSNRISDCNTFAAPSSEVS
- a CDS encoding DUF4129 domain-containing protein, which gives rise to MVTLVLSDVPVDIDRDAARRAAAEELTDPKYRDAQPNFLQQIGQWLGEQLEKLLNGVSSVVPGGIWGVLLVLVLLIVLVVVVRLRTGKIARTSRAGGTVFGGQRRSADDYRRSAAEAAAAGRYDDAVRDRFRAVVRALEERALLDARSGRTADEAAAEAGTLLPNVAAELRDGARLFDDVHYGGREGTETAYRTLTELDERCRRERPVAMAGS
- a CDS encoding DUF4350 domain-containing protein, whose amino-acid sequence is MSTSVSPDVRRIWRGARIPLALVALIFAAGALLLLGRGEQTHGALEPGSYEPGGAHALAQLLRDQGVDVRTAHTADEADDALSEDATLLVTQPDLVPAKRLDALRQHAADVVFVTPGAPTLHDSLPLVRPVGQSDTGTLSPQCTVAAAVAAGDVTLGGIGYASPGARSCYPGEDGGGTLLQLADAGGTTTLLGSPAPLTNSRLADEGNAALGLHLLGGHPKLVWYLPSTTDPALDDTRKSIFELIPDGWYYGAAQAFIAVALLALWRARRLGPVVTEPLPIVVRAAETAEGRARLYRRAKAAGHAGETLREAARSRLRTVLGLPRDADAAALVTAVSARTGRPANDIGAVLHGPPVPDDPALVRLAGELDRVEREVGRS
- a CDS encoding AAA family ATPase, with translation MTSENATGARDALIALRAEVGKAVVGNDAAVTGLILALLCRGHVLLEGVPGVAKTLLVRALAAALDLETTRVQFTPDLMPGDVTGSIVYDAHSGEFSFREGPVFTNLLLADEINRTPPKTQSSLLEAMEERQVSLDGKTRPLPDPFIVIATQNPVEYEGTYPLPEAQLDRFLLKLTMPTPSREDEIGILWRHAQGFDPRNLAAAGLKAVAGATELAAAREAVARVTIGPEVIGYVVDLCRATRSLPSVRIGVSPRGATALLAVTRAWAWLAGRDYATPDDVKALARPALRHRLDVRPEAELEGVTADGVLDRVLASVPVPR
- a CDS encoding DUF58 domain-containing protein, with product MAVTGRLGLLALFGALVVGLVWPSKTGILAVGGVLVLLVVVDLVLAGSVRPLAFRRSGDTSVRLGEPCEVTLVVANPGGRAVRGQLRDAWPPSAGAADRHALRVPAGERQALVTSLRPTRRGDRTAARVTVRSVGPLGVAARQGSHEVPWTVRVLPPFHSRKHLPSRLARLQQLDGRSAVLIRGQGTEFDSLREYVIGDDVRSIDWRATARAADVMVRTWRPERDRHVVLVLDTGRVSAGRVGDAPRLDAAMDAALLLAVLASRAGDRVDLLAYDRRLRAAVQGSSGASLLTSLVNAMAPIEPSLVETDARGMVAEVLQRTRRRSLVVLLTGLDAAPLEEGLFPVLSSLTARHELIVAAVADPRVAEMLTGRGDAEAVYDAAAASRTTAERQRVTERLARHGVSVVDAVPEELPPALADRYLALKAAGRL
- a CDS encoding ricin-type beta-trefoil lectin domain protein; the protein is MWKLMAVALAISSAPSPVPADGAPVYLADGGGKLSLAVADGKPVLADAGDAGAKWTYAGQHFTNVQSGQCLTAASPVDGVAVKLAACDDKDKHQTWRRVAGLPGLVEIANVATARCLTAEDAVPGARLYQEVCSLTGIANTWAAGGRTLAILSGNGQRLASKDPGTPFVVRVIGENGQPAADVPVTFFVRAARPKNALVFEGGGETVTVKTGADGTASSPKLVLTEVGEFEARFVGTAGLEDGSSIAFEGSCLC
- a CDS encoding stage II sporulation protein M, which translates into the protein MDVDVFVATHSAEWSRLGELTHRGGKLTGAEADELVTLYQRTATHLSIVRSVAPDPALVSRLSGLVARGRSAISGSHNPAWREVALFFTRRFPAAVYLSRRWWIPAALVSIAVMVVIAVWVAGDPNVRASIGSADELNQLTKPGGEAESYYSTGPATSFAARVWTNNAWVAATCLFLGIALGLPVIGALWLNSLNAGVIIGAMSAAGRGDVMIGLLLPHGLLELTAVFIAAGTGLKLGWTVVDPGRRSRTKALAEQGRSVVVMALGLACVLFVSGLIEAFVTPSGWPTWVRVGIGVAVEIAFLVYVFTLGRRAAKEGEVGDLDARDAGDALPESA